A genome region from Littorina saxatilis isolate snail1 linkage group LG16, US_GU_Lsax_2.0, whole genome shotgun sequence includes the following:
- the LOC138949688 gene encoding zinc finger protein 431-like isoform X1 yields MQMERSSEIPTLSSADSSVVWLKLEAAEIPTSSSAYSEVVRQKQGAAPSAPAGEDFKREKVLCVQMERPTEIPTSSSTYSMVMETTPSTPAGEDFKPDKTVNVQMEHTSEMPTSSNKTPAGENFKTDRTVNVQMERTSEIPTSSSADSNVVWLKQEAAEIPTSSSADSNVVWLKQEAPEIPTSFSAHSDVVWLKQEAAEIPTSSSAYRDVVWLKQEAPEIPTLFSAHSDIVRLKQEAAEIPTSSSAYNDVVRLKQEGQKQGAAEIPIDFGTIADTASFSEQNWCTCSNDIKREKDGVGEGGDMLTRGRPHACLKSTTTFGQKGGVNKHMLTHTTEQPHACPHCKVIFAQKGHLKTHMLTHTGEKPHACPHCTVKFACKGSLKTHMLTHTGEKPHGCPHCSKKFVRKWHLKTHILTHTGEKPHACPHCSKKFAQKGELKKHMLTHTGEKPHACPCCSKKFAQKGELKKHMLTHTGEKPHACPYCKVKFALKRQLKTHILTHTGEKPHACPHCSKKFAQKGHLKTHMLTHTGEKPHACPHCTVKFACKGNLKTHMLTHTGEKPHGCPHCSKKFVRKWHLKTHILTHTGEKPHACPHCSKKFAQKGELKKHMLTHTGEKPHACPCCSKKFTRKEYLKSHMLTHTGEKPHACPYCKVKFALKRQLKTHILTHTGEKPHACPHCSKKFAQKGDLKKHMLTHTGEKPHACPCCSKKFARKGYLKTHMLTHTGEKPHACPYCKVKFALKRQLKTHILTHTGEKPHVCPFCKVKFALKRQWKTHILTHTGEKPHVCPFCKVKFALKRQWKTHILTHTGFCLMPVLIVQRNLLTNGI; encoded by the exons ATGCAGATGGAGCGTTCATCAGAAATACCAACATTGTCCAGTGCTGACAGCAgcgttgtttggctgaaactagaggcagctgaaataccaacatcgtccAGTGCTTACAGTGAAGTTGTTAGGCAGAAACAAGGGGCAGCtccaagcg CACCAGCAGGTGAAGatttcaagagagagaaagtgctGTGCGTACAGATGGAGCGTCCAAcagaaataccaacatcgtccAGTACTTACAGTATGGTGATGGAGACAACTCCAAGCA CACCAGCAGGTGAAGATTTCAAGCCAGACAAAACAGTCAACGTGCAGATGgagcatacatcagaaatgccaACATCGTCCAACAAAA CACCAGCAGGTGAAAATTtcaagacagacagaacagtCAACGTGCAGATGGAGCGTACATcagaaataccaacatcgtccagtgctgacagcaacgttgtttggctgaaacaagaggcagctgaaataccaacatcatccagtgctgacagcaacgttgtttggctgaaacaagaggctcctgaaataccaacatcgttCAGTGCTCACAGCgacgttgtttggctgaaacaagaggcagctgaaataccaacatcatcCAGTGCTTACAGGgacgttgtttggctgaaacaagaggcacctgaaataccaacattgtTCAGTGCTCACAGCGACATTGTTAGACTGAAACAAGAAgcagctgaaataccaacatcatcCAGTGCTTACAACGACGTTGTTAGACTGAAACAAGAGGGACAGAAACAAGGGGCAGCAGAAATCCCAATTGATTTTGGAACCATTGCAGACACAGCTTCATTTTCAGAACAAAATTGGTGTACATGTTCAAATGATATCAAGCGTGAAAAAGACGGTGTGGGGGAGGGTGGAGACATGTTGACAAGAGGAAGACCACATGCCTGCCTTAAATCTACAACAACATTTGGTCAAAAGGGGGgtgtaaacaaacacatgttaacacatacaactgaacagccacatgcctgtcctcattgcaaAGTGATATTTGCTCAGAAAGGgcatttgaagacccacatgttgacacatacaggagaaaagccacatgcctgtcctcattgtacAGTAAAATTTGCATGCAAAGGGAGTTTGAAGactcacatgttgacacatacaggagaaaagcctcatggctgtcctcattgttcaaagaaatttgttCGCAAATGGCATTTAAAGACCCACatattgacacatacaggagaaaagccacatgcctgtcctcattgttcaaagaaatttgctcagaaaggggagttgaagaaacacatgttgacacatacaggagaaaagcctcaTGCCTGTCCttgttgttcaaagaaatttgctcagaaaggggagttgaagaaacacatgttgacacatacaggagaaaagccacacgcCTGTCCTTATTGCAAAGTGAAGTTTGCTCTGAAAAGGCAATTGAAGACCCACAtcttaacacatacaggagaaaagccacatgcctgtcctcattgttcaaagaaatttgctcagaaagggcatttgaagacccacatgttgacacatacaggagaaaagccacatgcctgtcctcattgtacAGTAAAATTTGCATGCAAAGGGAATTTGAAGactcacatgttgacacatacaggagaaaagcctcatggctgtcctcattgttcaaagaaatttgttCGCAAATGGCATTTAAAGACCCACatattgacacatacaggagaaaagccacatgcctgtcctcattgttcaaagaaatttgctcagaaaggggagttgaagaaacacatgttgacacatacaggagaaaagcctcaTGCCTGTCCttgttgttcaaagaaatttacTCGGAAAGAGTATTTGAAGtcccacatgttaacacatacaggagaaaagccacacgcCTGTCCTTATTGCAAAGTGAAGTTTGCTCTGAAAAGGCAATTGAAGACCCACAtcttaacacatacaggagaaaagccacatgcctgtcctcattgttcaaagaaatttgctcagaaaggggatttgaagaaacacatgttgacacatacaggagaaaagcctcaTGCCTGTCCttgttgttcaaagaaatttgctcggaaagggtatttgaagacccacatgttaacacatacaggagaaaagccacacgcCTGTCCTTATTGCAAAGTGAAGTTTGCTCTGAAAAGGCAATTGAAGACCCACAtcttaacacatacaggagaaaagccacacgtCTGTCCTTTTTGCAAAGTGAAGTTTGCTCTGAAAAGGCAATGGAAGACCCACAtcttaacacatacaggagaaaagccacacgtCTGTCCTTTTTGCAAAGTGAAGTTTGCTCTGAAAAGGCAATGGAAGACCCACATCTTAACACATACAGGCTTTTGCctcatgcctgtcctcattgttcaaagaaatttgctcacaaatggcatttaa
- the LOC138949688 gene encoding uncharacterized protein isoform X3 produces MQMERSSEIPTLSSADSSVVWLKLEAAEIPTSSSAYSEVVRQKQGAAPSAPAGEDFKREKVLCVQMERPTEIPTSSSTYSMVMETTPSTPAGEDFKPDKTVNVQMEHTSEMPTSSNKSCYMIRPLEQCLAC; encoded by the exons ATGCAGATGGAGCGTTCATCAGAAATACCAACATTGTCCAGTGCTGACAGCAgcgttgtttggctgaaactagaggcagctgaaataccaacatcgtccAGTGCTTACAGTGAAGTTGTTAGGCAGAAACAAGGGGCAGCtccaagcg CACCAGCAGGTGAAGatttcaagagagagaaagtgctGTGCGTACAGATGGAGCGTCCAAcagaaataccaacatcgtccAGTACTTACAGTATGGTGATGGAGACAACTCCAAGCA CACCAGCAGGTGAAGATTTCAAGCCAGACAAAACAGTCAACGTGCAGATGgagcatacatcagaaatgccaACATCGTCCAACAAAAGTTGTTATATGATAAGGCCTCTCGAGCAATGTTTAGCTTGTTAA